The following are from one region of the Streptomyces tuirus genome:
- a CDS encoding secondary thiamine-phosphate synthase enzyme YjbQ has product MSDVFTTRVIDVSTGAAERVLDITGDCESFLHEAAGGRDGLLNVFVPHATAGIAVLETGAGSDDDLLAALHTLLPADDRWQHRHGSPGHGRDHVLPALVPPHATLPVLAGRLELGTWQSVCLVDTNRDNPERKVRLSFLG; this is encoded by the coding sequence ATGTCCGATGTCTTCACCACCCGAGTTATCGACGTCAGCACCGGTGCCGCCGAGAGGGTCCTCGACATCACCGGTGACTGCGAGTCGTTCCTGCACGAGGCGGCGGGCGGCCGCGACGGCCTCCTCAACGTCTTCGTCCCGCACGCCACGGCCGGCATCGCCGTTCTGGAGACCGGTGCCGGCAGCGATGACGACCTCCTGGCCGCGCTGCACACCCTGCTGCCCGCCGACGACCGTTGGCAGCACCGGCACGGCAGCCCCGGTCACGGTCGCGACCACGTCCTGCCCGCCCTCGTCCCGCCCCACGCGACCCTGCCGGTGCTGGCCGGCCGGCTGGAGCTCGGCACCTGGCAGTCGGTGTGCCTGGTGGACACCAACAGGGACA